In one window of Lacticaseibacillus casei DSM 20011 = JCM 1134 = ATCC 393 DNA:
- the dtd gene encoding D-aminoacyl-tRNA deacylase: protein MRAVVQRSLAAQVTIEGQTVGAIDHGFVVLLGVGPNDTQADSDYLAEKISKLRVFSDDAGKMNLALADVGGQILSISQFTLYADTRRGNRPSFTNAAAPALGEQLYQDFNTKLRQLGVTVATGEFGGDMQVSLTNDGPVTILFDTEAK, encoded by the coding sequence ATGCGCGCAGTCGTACAACGCAGTCTTGCCGCCCAAGTCACCATTGAGGGGCAAACAGTCGGAGCCATCGACCACGGTTTTGTCGTGTTATTAGGCGTCGGTCCGAACGATACCCAGGCCGACAGTGACTATCTGGCGGAAAAAATCAGTAAATTAAGGGTGTTTAGTGATGATGCCGGCAAAATGAATTTGGCCTTGGCAGATGTCGGTGGGCAGATTTTATCGATTTCCCAATTCACGTTATATGCCGATACCCGCCGTGGCAATCGGCCGAGTTTTACCAATGCAGCAGCCCCGGCTTTAGGTGAGCAACTGTACCAAGACTTCAATACCAAACTACGGCAACTGGGGGTCACAGTGGCGACCGGTGAATTTGGTGGCGATATGCAGGTGAGTCTCACTAACGACGGTCCAGTCACCATTCTGTTTGATACGGAGGCGAAGTAA